In Desulfuromonas acetexigens, the genomic window CGCCGCCGTCGTCAAAAATTGTCGAGGGGATGTTTGGCAAGAAGGAGAAGAGCGCCGAAACCGACCCGGCAAGCGCCCACAATTTCGAGGAAATAGCGGAAGCGATGTATCTGCACAGCCTGAAAAATACGGTTTGACCGGCCACAAATAAGACAGGGCCGGGAATTTCTCCCGACCCCGCCCCGCCCATAGGGAACCAAGACGAACCCTAAAAGGAGTCTACCAAATGGAACAGGCATTGGCAACAAACTTGACAGAAACGGACACGGGGGAAGATCGGGCCGCCGACTTGCGGGGCAAGATTCACGCCCTGCTTGCGGGCGGCGATTGCTCCCAGGCGCAGATTGCCCGGGTTTCCGGGCTCTCAGCGGCGGCCCTCTCAAGTTGGCTGAAAGGGGCCTACAAGGGGGATAACAGCGCCGTTGAAGAGAAGCTTTTGAAGTGGCTTGGAGCCCGGGACCGGAACGCCCGGACTTCCGCCGCCATGCCCGCCGCTCCGGCCTGGGTCGACACCCCGACCGGCCGCCGGATCCACGCGGTTCTCATGTTCGCGCAAGCGGCCGGGGACTTGGGTTGCATTTACGGCGGGGCCGGACTCGGCAAGACCAAGGCGCTTCAATCTTACGCCGCCGCCAGTCCTAACGTCTGGGTTTCCACCATGAGCCCGGCGCATGGCGGGGTGTCGTCGGCCCTGGAAGAAATCGCCGAAGCAATCGGCCTTCGGGGAATTCCCGGCCGCGCCGCCCGCCTCCAGCGGGAGCTGGTCAACCGCCTGAACAATACCGGCGGCCTGTTGATCGTCGACGAAGCCCAACACTTGAATATGCGAAGCCTGGAAGCCATTCGCGCCATTCATGACGCTACCGGCGTCGGGCTGGTGTTGTGCGGTAACGAGGCGGTTTTTGCCCGTCTGACCGGGGGGAGCCGGGAGGCGACCTTTGCTCAGCTCTTCAGCCGTTTGGGGAAAAGGCTCCGGTTGACCAAGGCCGCCCCGGGGGACGTTGACGCCATGGCCGATGCCTTCGGCGTCATGGGCACCGCCGAACGCCGCTTTCTGGCGGGGATCGCCAGCAAACCGGGAGCATTGCGGGGGGTGGTGAAAACCTTGCGCCTGGCGTCGGTTTTCGCGGCCGGAAAA contains:
- a CDS encoding AAA family ATPase, encoding MEQALATNLTETDTGEDRAADLRGKIHALLAGGDCSQAQIARVSGLSAAALSSWLKGAYKGDNSAVEEKLLKWLGARDRNARTSAAMPAAPAWVDTPTGRRIHAVLMFAQAAGDLGCIYGGAGLGKTKALQSYAAASPNVWVSTMSPAHGGVSSALEEIAEAIGLRGIPGRAARLQRELVNRLNNTGGLLIVDEAQHLNMRSLEAIRAIHDATGVGLVLCGNEAVFARLTGGSREATFAQLFSRLGKRLRLTKAAPGDVDAMADAFGVMGTAERRFLAGIASKPGALRGVVKTLRLASVFAAGKGESLTVDHLNAAWHDLAGEG